The following are encoded in a window of Ignicoccus islandicus DSM 13165 genomic DNA:
- the ahcY gene encoding adenosylhomocysteinase — translation MKYKVKDINLAQQGNLKIEWALNHMPVVASLMNNCKKEKPFEGITISAVLHVTKETAVLVKALKECGARVLLAGSNPLSTQDDVAAALAKDGIEVYAWKGETEEEYFWAIRKIIEDGNPDIVIDDGGDLHVTIHKEYPQLAEKIIGGTEETTTGVIRLKAMEKDGVLKYPVIAVNDALTKFMFDNRYGTGQSTIDGILRATNVLIAGKKVVVAGYGWCGRGIAMRMRGMGARVIVTEVDPLRALEAVHDGFDVMPMDDAAKVGDIFVTATGNINVIRKEHFLKMKNGAILANAGHFNVEIDVKSLEALAVSKRRIRPYVDEYKLPDGRKIYLLAEGRLVNLVAAEGHPSEVMDMSFANQFLSVKYLIENKGKLEPKVYKVPHEIDSEVARRKLNAMGIKIDTLTEEQKRYLESW, via the coding sequence ATTAAGTATAAGGTTAAGGACATAAACTTAGCCCAACAAGGCAACTTGAAGATAGAGTGGGCTCTCAATCACATGCCTGTAGTCGCGTCTCTTATGAACAATTGTAAAAAAGAGAAACCGTTTGAGGGCATAACTATCTCAGCAGTTCTACACGTTACTAAAGAGACGGCAGTATTAGTTAAGGCATTGAAAGAGTGTGGTGCTAGGGTCTTACTAGCTGGAAGCAATCCGCTAAGTACTCAAGACGACGTCGCAGCTGCGCTAGCGAAAGACGGGATCGAAGTCTACGCTTGGAAGGGCGAGACGGAAGAGGAATATTTCTGGGCTATTAGGAAGATAATAGAAGACGGAAACCCAGATATAGTAATAGATGATGGCGGGGACCTCCACGTAACTATCCATAAAGAGTACCCTCAGTTGGCCGAGAAGATAATCGGAGGCACTGAGGAGACGACGACGGGAGTAATTAGGCTTAAAGCAATGGAAAAAGATGGCGTACTGAAGTATCCAGTTATAGCAGTCAATGACGCTCTTACCAAGTTTATGTTTGATAATAGATATGGAACGGGACAGAGTACGATCGATGGAATACTTCGTGCGACCAACGTATTAATAGCAGGAAAAAAGGTCGTAGTAGCTGGCTACGGATGGTGCGGCAGAGGTATAGCTATGAGAATGAGAGGAATGGGAGCCAGAGTTATAGTAACAGAGGTAGATCCGCTAAGGGCATTGGAAGCGGTCCACGATGGTTTTGATGTAATGCCCATGGATGATGCTGCTAAGGTAGGGGACATATTCGTGACAGCAACGGGTAACATAAACGTGATCAGAAAGGAGCATTTCCTAAAGATGAAAAACGGTGCCATTTTGGCTAACGCTGGGCACTTCAACGTTGAGATAGACGTTAAGTCTTTAGAAGCCCTTGCTGTCTCCAAAAGAAGAATAAGACCATACGTAGACGAATATAAACTGCCTGACGGAAGGAAGATATATCTATTAGCAGAAGGTAGACTAGTAAATCTAGTAGCGGCAGAGGGCCATCCGAGTGAAGTAATGGACATGAGCTTTGCCAACCAATTTCTCTCAGTCAAGTACTTAATTGAAAACAAAGGCAAACTAGAGCCTAAGGTATACAAGGTACCACATGAAATAGATAGCGAAGTAGCTAGAAGGAAGCTTAATGCCATGGGTATCAAAATAGATACCCTTACTGAAGAACAAAAGAGGTACTTGGAATCATGGTAA
- a CDS encoding ATP/GTP-binding protein: MFFVYIVGTAASGKSLLTKSFSEWLEDHQLSVCIVNLDPAVRYLPYEPDVDVRRYVSYEKFLESGLGPNGAMIRAVDEIYNHVEFLRNEVEEYNADYVIVDTPGQIELFAFRKVTTGIIERLSMNDKSTLVYVIDSSVISKGDYDLDPYAFTSLLTLGISVKLRLRLPQSMALNKVDLLSLQQLEKLSRWLEEPESILLDVQGEESGIVSRLIEMLTTHEFGDVITVSALTEEGLDNLYASIQRELYGGEDYST, from the coding sequence TTGTTCTTTGTTTACATTGTTGGAACAGCAGCGTCTGGGAAGAGTCTCTTAACTAAATCGTTTAGCGAATGGCTAGAGGATCATCAATTAAGCGTATGTATAGTTAATCTAGATCCAGCAGTTAGGTACTTACCTTACGAACCTGACGTAGACGTAAGGAGGTACGTTTCCTATGAGAAGTTCTTAGAAAGCGGGTTAGGACCTAACGGAGCTATGATAAGGGCAGTTGACGAAATATACAACCACGTCGAGTTCCTAAGGAACGAAGTGGAGGAATATAATGCGGACTACGTGATAGTAGATACGCCCGGTCAAATAGAGCTCTTCGCTTTTAGGAAGGTAACAACTGGTATTATCGAGAGGTTAAGCATGAACGATAAGAGTACGCTGGTTTACGTTATAGATTCATCCGTAATTTCAAAAGGCGATTATGATCTCGATCCATACGCTTTCACATCGCTCTTAACTCTTGGCATTAGCGTCAAGTTACGGTTGAGGTTGCCTCAATCGATGGCATTGAATAAAGTTGATTTATTATCATTGCAGCAACTAGAGAAGCTCAGTCGATGGCTCGAGGAACCGGAGTCCATTTTGTTAGACGTTCAAGGGGAAGAAAGCGGAATTGTTAGTAGGTTAATTGAAATGCTTACTACCCACGAATTTGGAGACGTTATAACCGTCTCCGCTCTAACAGAGGAGGGGCTTGACAATCTGTATGCCTCCATACAACGCGAACTCTATGGCGGTGAAGACTATTCAACCTAA
- a CDS encoding DUF373 family protein — protein MKKTLVISVDIDDDLGRVGIKTPVVGWDEVVNAAVKFGIERPEDSDLNAIFAALQEAKTLGEESLVAIVSGSQRGGYYAIKKVQEQVAELVKKYNIDEIIVVTDNPEDENVVNAISELARVAYTRRVIVEQSRNIEQLYVLLTKFLRKALTEKRFARYTLGFPGLLIFTFSLLSLTGLMSYAIPIIGMLVGLSMIIRGFELDERIINWWKTNPISMAFTLISSTSMLIALVVSYLTVQQYGGINIRSISAIITNAFPYLAAGIALLLLTNIIEKIRRRDVNVWRDAIVLLTWTISSMILVKIGSVLASVPATATYGEMLKVILQSDVPTMLIYGMISILATAVSMILIERFIMDQT, from the coding sequence TTGAAGAAGACCTTGGTGATCTCGGTTGATATCGATGATGATTTGGGTAGAGTCGGAATAAAGACACCCGTTGTTGGTTGGGATGAGGTCGTAAACGCGGCAGTTAAGTTTGGTATTGAACGTCCAGAGGATTCCGATTTAAATGCGATTTTCGCCGCGCTTCAAGAAGCCAAAACTCTCGGCGAGGAATCGCTCGTAGCAATAGTTTCTGGATCTCAGAGAGGTGGCTACTATGCCATTAAGAAGGTCCAAGAACAAGTAGCCGAACTCGTTAAGAAATACAACATCGATGAAATTATTGTAGTTACCGATAATCCCGAAGATGAGAACGTAGTTAACGCCATATCGGAGTTAGCCAGAGTTGCCTATACCCGAAGGGTCATAGTTGAACAATCCAGGAATATAGAACAATTATACGTTCTGTTAACAAAGTTCTTAAGGAAAGCCCTTACAGAGAAAAGGTTCGCAAGGTATACCCTAGGATTCCCCGGATTACTCATCTTCACGTTCAGTCTGCTCAGCTTGACTGGATTGATGAGCTATGCCATCCCAATTATCGGAATGCTCGTGGGTTTATCGATGATAATTAGAGGTTTCGAACTAGACGAGAGGATAATTAACTGGTGGAAAACCAACCCCATTTCAATGGCATTTACGCTGATAAGTTCTACCTCGATGCTGATAGCGCTCGTAGTTAGCTACTTGACGGTCCAGCAGTATGGTGGGATCAATATAAGATCTATATCAGCCATAATTACTAACGCGTTCCCGTATCTAGCAGCCGGCATAGCTCTATTGTTACTGACTAACATCATCGAAAAAATAAGACGGAGGGACGTAAACGTATGGAGAGACGCAATAGTATTATTAACATGGACTATAAGCTCGATGATATTGGTAAAGATAGGTAGCGTATTAGCGTCCGTTCCAGCGACTGCTACTTACGGTGAGATGTTGAAGGTAATACTTCAAAGCGACGTACCTACAATGTTAATATATGGTATGATATCAATATTGGCGACCGCCGTCTCAATGATACTAATAGAAAGATTCATTATGGATCAAACGTGA
- a CDS encoding coiled-coil protein, which produces MSMAGYKELEKRLDEVNERLKELKEERRQLIQTVRKLRNDRKNLINEKKNETQRLRELINERKSKVEEVRRLREERRKVREELNKVLNELRSLKSTVTNSKTIKSIEALRKRIQYLEWKQQTSVLTREEEEELIRKIARLESLLEKAMEVEEKKKKLLELRAELARLKILLRDYDQMIRKKSEEISELDNRINNVREVVNNLNSKIDELTPKIEELSKKIEEIDSEVARLEEEKRKLIDELKNLDKKVKMSKGIEMIEELKRRAMEKMERGEPLTFEEFKILMGDGFEEDLGDLG; this is translated from the coding sequence ATGAGTATGGCTGGTTATAAGGAATTGGAGAAAAGATTGGACGAAGTTAACGAGAGACTGAAGGAGCTAAAAGAAGAGAGAAGACAGCTAATACAAACAGTTAGGAAATTGAGGAACGATAGAAAAAATCTAATAAATGAGAAGAAGAACGAAACGCAAAGGCTGAGGGAACTAATAAACGAAAGAAAGAGTAAAGTTGAAGAAGTTAGAAGACTCAGGGAGGAAAGACGAAAGGTTAGGGAGGAACTCAATAAAGTCCTAAACGAACTACGGTCGCTCAAATCAACTGTGACTAATTCCAAAACTATTAAGTCGATTGAGGCCTTAAGGAAACGAATCCAGTACCTAGAATGGAAACAACAAACTAGCGTGCTGACGCGTGAGGAAGAAGAGGAACTGATAAGGAAGATAGCGAGACTCGAAAGCTTGCTCGAGAAAGCAATGGAAGTAGAAGAGAAAAAGAAGAAACTACTAGAGCTAAGGGCCGAGCTAGCTAGATTAAAGATACTTCTAAGGGACTACGATCAAATGATAAGAAAGAAATCCGAGGAAATTAGCGAACTTGATAACAGGATTAATAATGTCAGAGAAGTAGTTAATAACCTAAACTCAAAGATCGATGAGTTAACTCCAAAAATAGAGGAACTATCTAAAAAGATAGAGGAAATAGACAGCGAAGTGGCTCGGTTAGAGGAAGAGAAGAGGAAATTAATTGACGAGCTAAAGAACCTCGATAAGAAAGTTAAGATGAGTAAAGGAATTGAAATGATAGAGGAACTTAAAAGGAGAGCTATGGAGAAAATGGAGCGTGGTGAACCGCTGACCTTTGAGGAATTCAAGATACTTATGGGGGATGGATTTGAAGAAGACCTTGGTGATCTCGGTTGA
- the dnaG gene encoding DNA primase DnaG, translating into MVKYIIKAHVEVEGPVNEHDIIGAIFGQTEGLLGEQFDLRELQDKNRIGRIIVKLGPRQGNKVSGEILIPSNLDRVETALLAALIESVEKVGPYPARIRVIDIIDVRAQKIKSIIERAKEILRKWEKEKTMDVREILKEITESVRTADIIEYGPEKLPAGPDVDKSDTVIIVEGRADVLNLLRYGYTNAIALGGATTKIPETIKRLAKDKVAIAFVDGDRGGTMILKELLREADIDYVARAPPGKEVEDLTGREIARALANLMKASEVKAELEKMEQLQQSEMKELKEVLEKVSEIKKEEESKSTKPEEKEKVTTQTQIVQEVKEVPQTQSAIEVQVQQPQVEKEKLVEEKESKVTVPTEKGLSETQIQLPAEKEEKEVVEYKMVIPEEVFNKLNELTGRLEAIIYDSNWNVVKKVPTRDLVENLKEVDDVRAVVMDGVVTQRLLDVLGTKNPGTAKLVLAKRMARITHRPKGVFIILL; encoded by the coding sequence ATGGTTAAATACATCATTAAGGCGCATGTAGAGGTTGAAGGGCCCGTTAACGAACATGATATAATAGGTGCAATATTTGGTCAAACAGAAGGTCTCTTAGGAGAACAATTCGACTTAAGGGAATTACAAGATAAGAACAGAATTGGAAGGATTATAGTTAAACTAGGCCCTCGCCAAGGCAACAAAGTTAGTGGCGAAATTCTAATCCCTTCGAATTTGGACAGAGTCGAAACGGCCCTCCTAGCCGCATTAATAGAAAGCGTTGAGAAAGTTGGCCCGTATCCTGCGAGGATAAGAGTTATAGATATAATAGACGTGAGAGCGCAAAAGATAAAGAGCATAATTGAGAGAGCAAAGGAGATTCTGAGAAAGTGGGAGAAAGAGAAGACTATGGACGTTAGGGAAATACTGAAGGAAATTACCGAAAGCGTGAGGACTGCTGATATAATAGAATACGGACCGGAGAAACTCCCGGCCGGTCCCGATGTAGATAAATCCGATACTGTAATAATAGTTGAAGGTAGAGCAGACGTTCTTAACCTCCTAAGGTACGGTTACACTAACGCAATAGCATTAGGCGGTGCGACCACTAAAATACCAGAGACTATAAAGAGGCTAGCTAAGGACAAGGTTGCCATCGCTTTCGTTGATGGAGATAGGGGCGGAACGATGATACTTAAGGAGCTACTAAGAGAAGCAGACATCGATTACGTGGCACGCGCACCGCCTGGAAAAGAAGTTGAGGACTTAACTGGGAGGGAAATCGCTAGAGCTCTCGCTAACTTGATGAAAGCAAGCGAGGTAAAGGCAGAATTAGAGAAAATGGAGCAGCTACAACAATCCGAAATGAAAGAGCTGAAAGAGGTACTAGAGAAAGTATCCGAAATAAAGAAGGAAGAGGAAAGCAAATCAACGAAGCCCGAAGAGAAGGAGAAGGTTACCACTCAGACGCAAATCGTCCAAGAAGTAAAAGAGGTTCCTCAAACCCAGAGCGCAATTGAAGTCCAAGTTCAACAGCCGCAAGTAGAGAAGGAGAAACTTGTGGAAGAGAAGGAATCTAAAGTCACAGTCCCCACTGAGAAAGGATTAAGTGAAACTCAGATCCAACTACCAGCGGAGAAGGAAGAAAAGGAGGTGGTTGAGTACAAAATGGTGATACCAGAAGAAGTCTTCAATAAGCTCAATGAGTTAACTGGTAGACTCGAAGCGATCATTTACGATAGCAACTGGAACGTTGTGAAGAAGGTTCCTACCAGAGACCTCGTCGAGAACCTAAAGGAGGTAGATGACGTCAGAGCGGTAGTAATGGACGGAGTCGTTACGCAGAGACTCTTAGACGTGCTTGGAACTAAGAATCCGGGTACTGCAAAACTGGTATTAGCTAAGAGGATGGCTAGAATTACCCATAGACCGAAGGGCGTATTCATAATATTACTCTAA
- a CDS encoding V0D/AC39 family V-type ATPase subunit, producing the protein MSSEMISIAPVVYYYRGQSLTYERVLSLLTAENEDEIKNALKGTWLEGISVDLSKPEAVEREAYKKYLQVLDALRAHVNSMDMRLLIEVMKDYVRARDVMLLLRAKASNKPIEEVEEYLIFTEDPLISTLKTLLKERGFEALAQGLKGFRMARDIEYSLELFRSTNDEKAMVLALDVALLNALLRLTNRIGKKVNVGTSRIEFTKLLCPRIDTLSFVMAARLVIEGIEPKTQIPSCHPEVVSQILQSKRDDIVPILRRTPYGEGLPDDLYDALGKLLVNGKRIQRKRAEAVFAGYPFRPSTLVALMLLYRLDAEDISTIVSGKRLGIDISKISEMLSFELIKK; encoded by the coding sequence TTGTCGTCCGAAATGATATCTATTGCTCCTGTCGTTTACTATTACAGGGGTCAATCGCTCACTTACGAGAGAGTTCTTTCGTTACTGACTGCTGAGAACGAGGACGAAATCAAGAACGCTTTGAAAGGCACGTGGCTCGAAGGAATTTCAGTAGACCTAAGTAAACCCGAAGCGGTCGAAAGAGAAGCGTACAAAAAGTATCTACAAGTACTAGACGCTTTGAGAGCACACGTCAACTCGATGGACATGAGGTTATTGATTGAAGTCATGAAAGATTACGTCAGAGCAAGAGACGTCATGTTGTTATTGAGAGCTAAAGCCTCCAATAAGCCTATTGAAGAGGTAGAGGAATACCTAATATTCACTGAGGATCCACTGATATCAACTTTGAAAACGTTATTGAAGGAGAGAGGCTTCGAGGCCCTCGCTCAAGGCTTAAAAGGTTTTAGAATGGCACGTGATATCGAGTACTCACTGGAGTTATTTAGAAGCACCAATGACGAGAAGGCAATGGTATTGGCTCTCGACGTTGCTCTTCTAAACGCCCTCTTGCGATTGACTAACAGAATAGGTAAGAAGGTTAACGTAGGTACCAGTAGGATCGAGTTCACGAAATTACTATGCCCTAGAATAGATACTTTGTCGTTCGTAATGGCCGCTCGATTAGTTATTGAAGGAATCGAACCTAAGACCCAGATTCCAAGCTGTCATCCAGAGGTGGTTTCGCAAATTCTTCAATCTAAGAGAGATGATATTGTTCCGATACTTAGAAGAACGCCGTATGGTGAGGGATTGCCAGATGACCTATACGACGCGTTAGGCAAACTCTTGGTTAATGGAAAGAGGATTCAAAGAAAGAGAGCGGAAGCGGTCTTTGCAGGTTATCCCTTCCGTCCATCAACCTTGGTTGCTCTAATGCTATTATACAGGCTTGACGCAGAAGACATATCTACCATAGTAAGCGGAAAGAGACTTGGAATAGATATTAGCAAAATAAGTGAAATGCTATCCTTCGAATTAATTAAAAAGTAA
- a CDS encoding V-type ATPase subunit subunit G family protein gives MNNRIKTINEKFNEFLLTYQEAEGNVIKIVNQCEEEAGKLVAEAATEANALERLAKEKLEEIAKELEERLNALINEIRKSKEKEIEVTVEEASAKMGERVPKAVEMIVNSLLG, from the coding sequence ATGAACAACAGAATCAAAACGATAAACGAAAAATTCAATGAGTTCCTATTGACCTACCAAGAGGCTGAAGGAAACGTCATTAAGATAGTCAATCAATGTGAAGAGGAAGCGGGAAAGTTAGTAGCCGAAGCCGCTACTGAAGCTAACGCACTAGAAAGATTAGCCAAAGAGAAACTTGAAGAGATAGCCAAGGAATTAGAGGAAAGACTCAACGCTTTGATCAATGAGATCCGAAAAAGCAAGGAGAAGGAAATAGAAGTTACAGTTGAGGAAGCTTCCGCTAAAATGGGGGAAAGAGTCCCTAAGGCAGTTGAAATGATAGTTAACTCGCTCCTAGGGTGA
- a CDS encoding homoserine kinase has translation MWVCAKAFSSSANLGPGYDVLALAHDAYYDVVCVRKSEKTFVSRVTGAYEVPREGNNAIAAAEATLESLGADMGVEIWVHKGVPPGRGLGSSGATAAATVKAIELLLGKALDPNVAVRAAAEGERAATGSAHADNVAASYLGGLVMVMYNPLQVVQLGFPKVKFIVATPWFDVPEGKTGQARRVLPNEVSLSDLVTMTSGALAVVEGLKRGDSSLLARGLEMDPVVTPARSKLIPCYNEVYKAAKDAGALAVTISGAGPSIIILGDEGSAKAVIEKWKSCGIEASYKEVEVAKGASATTPPHV, from the coding sequence ATGTGGGTATGTGCAAAGGCGTTCTCTAGCTCAGCTAACTTGGGTCCCGGATACGACGTCTTAGCTCTAGCTCATGACGCGTATTACGATGTCGTATGTGTAAGGAAATCAGAGAAAACCTTCGTCTCTAGAGTCACGGGGGCATACGAAGTTCCCCGAGAGGGCAATAACGCCATAGCTGCTGCTGAGGCAACATTGGAGAGTCTAGGTGCAGACATGGGAGTTGAAATTTGGGTTCACAAAGGCGTTCCACCGGGAAGAGGATTAGGTTCCTCCGGCGCAACTGCTGCTGCAACGGTAAAGGCAATCGAGTTATTATTAGGAAAGGCTCTTGACCCAAACGTTGCGGTAAGAGCAGCAGCTGAAGGCGAGAGAGCTGCCACCGGTTCCGCACACGCAGACAACGTAGCTGCCTCTTACTTAGGTGGTCTCGTTATGGTAATGTACAATCCTTTGCAAGTGGTCCAGCTAGGATTTCCGAAGGTAAAGTTCATTGTAGCGACGCCGTGGTTTGATGTTCCTGAAGGGAAGACAGGTCAGGCTAGAAGAGTTTTGCCCAATGAAGTATCGCTGTCAGACTTGGTAACCATGACCTCCGGGGCTTTAGCTGTGGTTGAAGGTTTGAAACGAGGAGATTCGTCGTTGCTAGCTAGGGGCCTAGAGATGGATCCTGTTGTAACACCAGCCAGATCGAAGCTGATACCTTGCTATAACGAAGTTTATAAGGCAGCTAAAGACGCTGGCGCTCTAGCTGTGACGATCTCGGGTGCCGGACCTTCCATAATAATATTAGGCGATGAGGGCTCCGCTAAAGCAGTCATAGAAAAGTGGAAATCGTGTGGAATAGAAGCCTCATATAAAGAGGTAGAAGTAGCTAAGGGGGCAAGCGCTACTACACCCCCTCACGTTTGA
- a CDS encoding PfkB family carbohydrate kinase has product MVSCDLSVIGNANVDLIALLDDLPSLDEGRECKEWLLLPGGSGSNVSVVATGLGCNVRLYAAIGNGVFSKIIENELFKVGVKLEAVRKEGEQSIVFIASTPKGKVMYSLKGVSHLLTPSDLPAHVNSQLLHVATKEPSFVVKYLKKVPVSYSPGSFTFHKKKEIEGVVPELHFLFLNEPEAVHLDAFSLPLPRVALVVTRGEKGSIVVTNERVIEFKALKVEEVVDTTGAGDAYAAAFLATYLQRGDLIEAGKVATAAGALAVKNLGGFLKVNKREIEELSEAVEYVIRDR; this is encoded by the coding sequence ATGGTAAGCTGTGATCTTTCAGTAATTGGCAATGCCAACGTGGACTTAATAGCATTGTTGGACGACTTGCCTTCGCTCGATGAAGGAAGGGAATGTAAAGAATGGCTTTTGCTTCCCGGAGGTTCCGGTTCTAACGTTTCAGTCGTGGCTACTGGGTTAGGTTGCAATGTAAGGCTATATGCAGCTATTGGTAACGGCGTTTTCTCGAAAATTATTGAAAACGAGCTCTTCAAGGTTGGCGTAAAGCTCGAAGCGGTAAGGAAGGAAGGCGAACAATCAATCGTTTTCATTGCGTCTACTCCAAAAGGTAAAGTAATGTATTCTCTGAAAGGAGTATCTCACTTACTAACCCCTTCCGATCTCCCTGCACACGTTAACTCACAACTCCTTCACGTCGCTACTAAGGAACCATCGTTCGTCGTAAAGTATCTAAAGAAGGTTCCAGTAAGTTACTCCCCTGGGTCCTTCACCTTTCATAAGAAGAAAGAAATAGAAGGTGTAGTACCCGAGTTACACTTCTTGTTCCTAAACGAGCCTGAAGCAGTTCATTTAGATGCGTTTTCCCTACCCCTTCCGCGCGTAGCGTTAGTAGTTACCAGAGGCGAAAAGGGCTCTATAGTAGTTACAAACGAAAGGGTCATTGAATTCAAGGCCTTGAAAGTAGAGGAGGTCGTTGATACTACTGGAGCCGGTGATGCATATGCCGCTGCTTTTCTAGCAACGTACCTTCAAAGGGGCGACCTAATAGAAGCTGGGAAGGTAGCCACAGCTGCCGGTGCCCTTGCGGTTAAGAATTTGGGCGGATTCCTTAAAGTTAATAAGAGAGAAATAGAGGAGCTGAGCGAAGCAGTTGAATACGTGATTAGGGATAGGTGA
- a CDS encoding chromatin protein Cren7: MPKCPKCGAEVNEPIKTWQLAPKGRKGVIIGLFRCPNGHYFRAKVGEAPPKEST; the protein is encoded by the coding sequence ATGCCAAAGTGTCCTAAGTGTGGAGCTGAAGTTAACGAACCAATTAAGACTTGGCAACTAGCTCCGAAGGGTCGCAAGGGCGTAATTATTGGCCTCTTTAGGTGTCCAAATGGTCACTACTTCAGGGCCAAGGTTGGTGAAGCTCCACCAAAGGAATCGACGTAA
- a CDS encoding CBS domain-containing protein — MLKAKDIMRTDFPKASPDETLDKVLEKMLQHEYGGVLVLTEEGELEGVVTERDVLRVISSKKNLGDVKVGEVVKKTVIVVYADVPFKMVLQLFGAYKIRRLPVIDSEGKVVGVISSTDAVYRGIPKVLHPLAGKLRDVIEEPVEVEDDLWNAVSVILEKGLDGVFVGDKLISQRSLLRAYLEGGKPSDYSEPYVTLPSDTPLKNVAEIMRLNGVRFVVNEEKKYAFTRQIAIGSAELVENVIKSYVLIDIKTGNESQAVRELYSIPNVVSYEYVTGPFDLVLTLLGSSIDEITDIVMNHVRSKPYVNDTLTLIVFDAKTSKVERE; from the coding sequence ATGCTCAAAGCAAAAGACATTATGAGAACCGACTTTCCTAAGGCTTCTCCAGACGAGACATTGGACAAAGTACTTGAAAAAATGTTGCAACACGAATACGGCGGAGTATTGGTTCTGACCGAAGAAGGAGAGCTTGAAGGGGTAGTAACTGAGAGGGACGTACTTAGGGTTATATCCTCGAAAAAGAATCTCGGGGACGTAAAAGTAGGAGAAGTTGTGAAGAAGACCGTAATAGTAGTGTACGCTGACGTACCATTTAAGATGGTTCTCCAATTGTTCGGTGCATATAAGATAAGGAGGCTCCCGGTCATAGATAGCGAGGGTAAGGTAGTTGGCGTTATAAGCTCTACAGACGCAGTCTACAGAGGCATACCTAAGGTCTTACATCCTCTCGCTGGGAAGTTGAGGGACGTAATTGAAGAACCAGTAGAGGTGGAGGACGATCTCTGGAACGCAGTTTCAGTAATATTAGAGAAAGGTCTAGATGGCGTGTTCGTAGGCGATAAGTTAATTTCTCAAAGGAGTTTATTGAGGGCGTACTTAGAGGGAGGTAAGCCTTCCGATTACTCAGAGCCTTACGTAACGTTACCTTCGGATACTCCTTTGAAGAACGTCGCAGAAATAATGAGGTTAAACGGAGTCAGGTTCGTCGTAAACGAGGAAAAGAAATACGCCTTCACTCGTCAGATAGCAATAGGTTCGGCCGAGCTAGTAGAAAACGTCATAAAGAGTTACGTTCTCATCGATATAAAAACGGGGAACGAATCTCAAGCTGTTCGCGAACTGTATAGTATACCCAACGTAGTATCTTACGAATACGTAACAGGACCATTCGATCTAGTACTAACTCTCCTAGGAAGTTCGATCGATGAAATAACTGATATAGTTATGAACCACGTAAGGTCCAAGCCGTACGTTAATGATACCCTTACATTAATAGTCTTTGATGCAAAGACCAGCAAGGTGGAAAGGGAATGA